GGACCCAGCGACAGCTGTCACCCCCCTGCCCCAACCAGGGGGCGCCCTGTGTTCTGCCGACAGTTTATTGAGTGCCTCCTACACAGCAGGTGCCACGCCGGGTGCCGGCGACACAGCAGTGGACAAGACACACGGAGAGCTTGCTCTCgcggagcttacattctagtcagGGAGACAGACCCGTCAGCAAAGAAAGAAGGCCTCCTCAGAGCGGGCAGGGCTACGAAGAACACAAGGCGGCGTGCTGGGGTCTCACAGCAACGTCAGCCGGGGCTCCTGGGAAGACTTCTCTGGGGAGGAAGCTCCCAAGCTGAGGTGTGAGCGGAGCGGGGAGCTCGGGGAGGACCGGGGACAGTCCTGAGGCGGGCACACTGGAGGCCGCGAAGGGCCAGGAAGGGCACGGCGCTGGGCAGTGCGGACGGAGGGGAGCTCGGAGGCCCCAGCTCAGGCTGCCGTGCTCAGATGTCGGGGGACAGCGGACAGGACTGCAGAGCAGAGGTCAGAGGGGGAGCCCGCGTCTCCGGCCAGCGCAGCAGGGTGGATGGCGACACCACTGCCCCCAGGGCGGGGGGGCGGCAAAGGACTGGTCAGTTGGGTTTTGGCCAGGTTTGGTTCCGTGCCAGTGACTCAGCCAGGGAGGGGCCTGTGGGGACCCGGCAGCCAGCGGGACAGTGGACACGCGTCTGGCGCTGAAGGCAGGACGTCAGGAGGTACCGGCTTGTAGGCGGGGTTTCGAGCCAGGGGACTGGAGGAGACGCAGGACTCACCGGAGCgtgggtgagcagggggaggtggggagaggggaagtggGGGTTGGGAGGTCAGGCCGGGCCGATGCCCCCAGCAGCTCAGGGTCCAAGATATAAATCTCGTCCTGTGCGATCTCAGTCACATAGTTGAGGTGTTCCTATGGGTGGGGAGGTCAGGGGCCAGGAGTCAGGAACCTTCCAGGGCAGCCGACGGTGGGAGTACAGATGCAGCCAGGCCCGCGGGCCCGGAGAAGCCTCCGGCAGGCGGAAGCTCCATGAGGGGGCCCTGCcagtctccctcccccctgccttcCCAGCTCCTTCCCACTGCTGAGCCTTTGCCTGGGGCACCCCGCACCTGGCCAGAAGTGCCTTCACCCCTGTGGCTCACCGGCCGCTTTTGTGGGCACCCGccagctccctctgcctgtgggcAGCGTGCCTACCCCCCATCTGCGAGCACGGGCAGGTGTGCCGGCACCACCCAGCAGGCCGAGGGGCAAGCCCGTCTGTGGAGGTGCGGGCCAAAGGCAGAGGGGCCCCGGGGTGGTGCTCACCTGGGCCCGGTCGATCCTGTAGAAGCGGCTGGCAGTGGTGGCTGTGAGGGGGGCAGAGAGCTGTCTGAGGCCCTTCTACAGGCCCAGATAGTCGCTGCCCCACCGGGAGCCCTGCGGGAGGGGGCAGGACACAGCCCGGGACCACCAGGAGCTGGTCCTTCGGGGCCACTCACCATCTAGGAAGCACCACTTAGGGGACAGTTTCTGGGAGGTGGGGGACTTGGCTCCAGCACCTTCGGGCTCCTGCCAAGAGAAGCGAAGGCCGAGAGTTGGCAGAGGACAGAAACTAGAGCGGGTGGGCCCACCCGGGGCAGGCTCCCAACCCCCTCACCTGCTGGAGCCTCTCGATGTGGGCGCGGCAGAGCTCCAGGTCGCTGTCTCCGGGGACCACCACGGTGCCCAGTGGCACGGCTGGTGGGCAGAGCAGGCTGTCAGCGGCTGGCCGTACCCCCGTGCCTGGCCCTCAGGGCCCCCAGCAGCTCCTTGCCacccaaccctccccccccccgttTGCCACTCACAGGCCTCCTTGAGCTGCTCCTTGTCGTAGTGCAGGGCCTCGTAGTCGTGCATGCTGACCCTGCTCACCTGGATCCGCAGCTGCTCAGGCACGGGCTGCTGGCTGAGGCACAGGCGGTAAGAGAGCACTCGGGAAGGATCCTCGGCCGGGCGCCAGACCGAGGGGCCCTGCCCCGCTTTCCCGAGACAGTGCAACTGGTAGCCCCCTCTCCAGCTGGgctcagagaaactgaggctcgagaGAGGGGCAGCGTCTGGCGGTGGCTGGGAGGGGAACATACTCGCTGTGCAGGGGGGCGGTGCTCCGCCGCTTGGCCTTCTGCACCATGGTGGCCTGGTTGCGCAGGGCGATGCGAATGCGCGAGGCCGCGAGCTTGCAGGGCTCACCATCCACCTGCACTGGGATGGCCTTGGACGTGGTGAGTACCACCTCACGGCACTGTGTCAACCGCTCGCCGTGCCCGCCCACCTGCAGCGCCGCCTGTGGGCGCAGGAGGCTCAGGTCAGGGGCAGGGCTAGTGGGGCCCCAAGCTCTGTTCCCCGCACGGATGCTCTGGCCAGGGAACAGAGCGACAACAATCccccagagagcagagggaggacaggACCCCagtcagagaggggaggggagagcgagACCCTGgtcagagaagggagggggaacCCCAGCCAGGGAGACGAGCATGAATTCTCCCATCTTGGCCAGCGAAGGGAAGTTGGTGACACTCCcctccttccatcttttttttttttagattttttatttatttatttgacagagagagagacagcgagagagggaacacaagcagggagagtggcagagggagaagcaggcttcccgcagaacagggagcccgatgcggggctcgatcccagaaccctgggatcatgacctgagccgaaggcagaagcttaacgactgagccacccaggcgcccctccccgtTCCATCTTGGGACAGTGCTCCTGGTCACTGTGGGGACAGAGCCAGGGCTCCAGGCAGGTCCCATGCTGGCCCACTCACCAGAGATGTCATGGTAAAGCCAATGACCTCGAGGTAGCCATCGTCGTGCCGCTGGGGCTCAAAGTCGTGGTGCTCCCCAGGGTGGCCCCAGGGCATGGTGCCTGCACAGTACCTGAAGGGGAAAGCAACACAAGGGCCTTCAGAGGACTGTCGTGCAGGGTGGAGACATCAGGGCACACACAGGGCCCTCCCGTCCTCACCTGGGGATATTCAGGAAAACAATGCACTGGGGTTTCAGGTCCTGAATCTTGGGGGTCAGGTCAGTTCCGTCACACTGCAGGCAGGACCAGGGGAGGGTGTAGGGTATATATGGTGCCGAGGCGGCCTCCGTCCCCGCTGGGCCCACCCACCCTGCCTGCCAGCTTGGCCCGCTTACCACCACTCGGATGTGCTTGGCCAAGTCCTTAGAGCTGCCCATCAGGAAGTCAGAGAAGGCTGTCTGTGGGTGAGAGAGGGCGTCACCATCTGGCGACAGGGACTTTTGCTCACCACTGCCCGGCAGGGGTCCTGTGGCCTGGCACATACAGGTATGCAGGGGGCACAGGCGGGAGAATAGTGGgcatggtggggggggaaggggggggcctGTTGCTGGCAGATCCCAGACTCACCCCGGCATAGAACATCTTATTCCGAAAGCGGCTGTTGAATTTCTCTGGGTTGGCCTCTGGGGGGCGACAAGAACCGGGACAGTCAGTCATTCTGAACCTGCTGGGGCttcccaggctggggtggggaacgAGGGCTGGGAACTGCCAGGGGCAAGTTCTGACCCTCTCGGGACCCTcctgtgtcctcccctccccagcctcccgaTGCTTTCGCACCAACTGGTTGCCCACCTCGAGACTCATGAAATTCCAGGGTGACGTGGGCATCAAAGCCCAGGCTGAAGTAGTTGTTGAAGACATCCAGGGGCAGCTGGAAAAAGGTCAAGGGCCCAGCATGAGGGCTGGGCCACACAGCCACCTCCCTGCTCTGGCCACCAGGCTGGCTTGGCCCACGCAGTTTTGGAAGCCTTTCCCACAGTTACCAGGATCCGCCAGAAAGCTCTTCCCTCTAGCCCGAAGCCTGCCTCCAGTTCTGCCCTCTCGGCTCCCAGCTCCCGTGGGCTGCTCCAAGTGCCCCGTATACCAAACACCCTGGGCCCTGCTGGCACGCTCTTCCCTGGCTttccagtccccccacccccgacactTCGTCCACAAGTGCCGTATTCTGTAGGGGCTCCGTGAGAACGGGGACTTTGTTTTGTCGCTGCTTAAAATGATGCCTGGCATGTGGTggatattcagtaaatgtttgcccAGAGGCTAGCTTACGGGGTACCATTATTACCATCGTACAGGAGAGGCTGAAAGTCTGGAGAAATGAAGAGATTTGTCCAAAGCCCCAGAACCGGCAAGTGGGGCAGAGGGCTTTCCCCATCATGGCCCTGGCCGACCTACCCGGTCAGTGGCGCCCTCATCACGCTCCTCTGGCCCTGCGTCGGGGTTGGGCTCAGCACGGAGGTCCCAGCGGTCTAGCTGCACCACATTCCCCTCCTCCACGTGGGAGAGGATCTTGGACACGGGCTCATCCGTGTAGCCCTGGGGGGACAAGGCAGGAACTGAGCCTCTCTTGGGGAGAGCCCCCCCCAGCAGCACAAcccacccccgctccccgccTCTGGGCTCTTACCCCACCCCAGTTGAGGGTACGGGCCAAGTCATTGCCAGTGCCCAGGGGCAGAATGGCAACGGGGGGTGGTGGCTTTAAGCGCAGCTGGTCCAGAGTGGAGAGGATCCAGCCGACCTGGAGGGGGCAGAGCAGAAGAGGCCCGGTCAGACCAGCGGGGGCCCAGGCGCGGGCCCCCgctggagaggcaggaggacTCACCGTGCCGTCGCCTCCACACGCCAGGATGCGCAGGTTGTGCACTTTGCGGTACATCTCCAGCCTAGAGTCAGAGGACAGGAACAGAGCCAGGGGACGTGCGCCTGACCCTCTGCGCCAGGCAAGCCGTCCCCACCATCTCCACAGAGCCGCAGCAAGTACTTACGCCTCCTTGGGCCCTCCCTGGCTCAGGTCAAAGACTTGTCGGGGGTTGAGATACCACAGGAAGGACTGGATGATCTTAGCGCCCTGTAGGGGGCACCGGGGGAGTCGGTCAGGGCTGGTGGACTGAGGTGGGGAGAAGcatgtgaggaggaggaaggacgtGGCTGTGGGAACCAGGCCCAGCAAGGGGCGAGGGGTGGAGACAGGCTCCGATTTCCTCAGGACCTCTGGGCgagagggatggggcaggagCCTGCAATGGAACCTGGGAGCATttgctggggagggaaggggtgcgGAGCTTGACCCCGCTCCTCCCCCGGAGGCTTTCAATGGAGAGGGAGGCTGTGTGTACCTGGTTGCCCCCACTCTTGGGGTTCACAAACACCAGCAGGGGCTTCATGAGGGGCGACGGGGTGGGCCTGATGATGAAGGGTCTCCAGCGGCCCTCCTTGGAGACAGAGAGACTATAAGACTCTACCCTGGCTGGACAGACCTCACGCTCGTTCTTGGCAGGGTCCCCTCACGTTCTGCCTCCAGGGCAGACCTTAAGGTGGGCCTGGCCACAGAGAGGCAACTCGGATCTGGCCTCCCACCTTCCTCAGGGGCCCAGGGAGCTCAGCACTTCAAGAAACAGGCCCCTCCTTCCTGTTCCCCTCCAGCTGCCCACCCAGCCCCAGGACTAACCTCTGGCCCCTTCTTGCTAGATTTCCTCTTGAAGgatgctctttttttcttcttgcttgccTTGAGGGTATTCTGCAAGGGAAGCAGGGGCATTGGCAACAAGGCAGGTGGGCTGGGGCGGCTGGCAGAGCCCACGCGTGGGGGTGCTGTCACGGGTGCAGGCAGCACTCACCTGTGGCCTGCGGGCGCGGAGGATCCAGGTGGGCGGGATGACCACAGCAGCGTGCACGCCCAGGGAGCACGGCTCCTCTATCTGTTGCAGCATGAAGCAGGACACCTTGCTGTGGTACTAGAAGGGCGGGGGGCGCAGCTGAGCTCGGCCTGAGCTGAGCCCTGGAGGCCCCCCTCCCAGTGCCACCCCGGGGACAGCCTCCGGGGGGCCGGGGCGAGCACCACTTACTGCCTGCTTGCACCAGGAGCAACTGATGGCCACAATCTCCTTGCTGTGGAAGGTGAACTTCTGCTGGAAGCCCTAGGGTGGAAAGGGTAGTTGGGGCACCAGCGGCCGGGCCCAGAGCAGCAGGCCCAGCCCCTCTTCCGTGGCCAACCTCTCTCCACCCAGGGAAATtgagcccatttttaaaaattaaaacaactgtCAAATAagcccctggagcagggaggccTGCGATTCTCTGAAGTTACCCGCAAGGCGCTGGGTGCACACACCTGACCTGTTAGAAGGGGTCACAGCTAACTCCTGCCAGTGGAGATTCCCTCCTTCCTGACCCCAGACCCCGAAGCCCCCCGGTACATGCTTAGAGTGCTTCATACTTCTTCACGGCACCTGTCACATTCATTCCCCTGTTCATTCCACAGACATTTACTGGGGGCCTGCTGTGTGCTGGACCCCGTGCTCGGCACTGAAAGTGAGCAGAGGAAAGAGGGACGAGGCCCCGAGACCTTCCAGAGCCTGCGCTTACTGAGGGAAACAGAGCAGAAGCAGATGACGAGTAAGTGGCCGCCACGCTGTGGACTGTGCTCAGGAAGACTGCCCGCAGAGTCTGTCTTCAAGCCACAGCCTCCCCCAGGAAGGCAGGGACCTCACTACCCAGCTCGGGGCTCAGCACCCAACAGGGGTGCGACAAATACTGTGCTCAGTTACCAAACGAGTACGTCTATATACAATTCTCAGAGGGCTCCCGCACGGCTTCAAGGCGGTCCAGATACACCGCACGAGCAGCTCACTTTCTTCCCTGCTCTCCCGCTCCGTCCAGAGACCTGGGTGTTTGGGGACTGATGGGGCACCTCAGCCAGGTTGGGAGCGAGCCCTAGGACTCCGCACTCAGGAGACACCGTCAGCCACGGGCGGCTCACACTGGACTCATGGCCTGAGGCTCAGGGGCCGCAGGGTCCAGGTCCGGGGAGGGGAGCGGGCTGGCCCACGTCCCGGGGCAGAGCCTCACCTTCCCACAGTGGCGACACTTGCCATCCTGGCGTCGCCGGTGTACCCAGTGGTGCCGCACAAAGGTTGgctggtggaggaggagagagaatcacTAGAGTGAGGGGTGGTGAGGCGCGAGCCCTGAGTGTGGCCTGCACCCCTCAATATATTAACGTGAGGCGTGGGGCTGCAGGAAGCTCTGCAGAAGCGAGTGAGAGCGGCTGGAGGTTTCTCTCCATGGCCTCCAGGTGGGGGCCGAGGCTCCGGCCGGGGGAGAAGAGCGAGGAGGCACGAGAGGCAGGCGgtgcctcccccccgccccgcaggcAGGGCCAGCCAGGCCTTCCCCATCGAGGCCCTCTCCGAGCCTCAGCCCTGCACCTCCCTGCACCCCAGAGCAGCCTCAAAGGGGCACTCTGGAGACACTGCGGAGAAGGCCCCTCAGGAAACCCGGGGCCTCCTCACCCATAACTACCCTGGGCACGTACCTCACGGATGTTCCTGGAGCCTGATTCGCGGAAGGACGGCTTACAGCGGAAATTTATCTGTGAAGCATCGTAAGGACCAGCCAGATGTCAGAGCCTCCCTTCAGGGGCTCAGGCGTCTAGCCACCTTCTCCAGCGAAGTGTCACTCAGGGTCATCCTCACAAGGCAGGGATTGCCCCAAATCATCCTGGGAGCCCTCAGAATGTGAGACCCCTCTTCTCAGAAGCCCTCCTGcatccctgcctcctctccactAGCCAGAAGGaccctttccttcctctgtcaGTCCGCTGGCATGGGGGACACTGGGAGTGTCCACCTCCCCCACTAAAAGGCAGCACGCTGTGCTCCCCCCAGATTTTCCCTCACCCTCTGGGGCTCCCAGCCGAGGCGCGTGCAGGCGCCCCGATCCTTGCTGGCAGACCTGCGCTGGCTAGTCCCTGGAGACCATTAGCTCATCCGTGGAAACTGGTCTGGTCTCCACCTCGGGCTCTGGAACGTCTGGGGCTAGGTTTCTCTTTTCCCAACCGTCCCTGCTTCAGCCTTAGCACAGTTGCAGGGAAACCTTGCTCTAGGAGTCAGGGGCTGGGGCAAGTGGCCCACGTTAGCCTTGTTCATGCTGTTCCCAGTCCTGCAGGCTTTCCCATGTGCTGCCTGGGGAGCCCTCCCACCTTCTGCCCGGACCTGCCTCCCCAGGGTTCCCTCTACTTCCCTTCAGAAGCACGGGGCCCAGACATGCCACCAGCTGTCGACACACTGCGGACAACTGTCCTTAGGGAAGGGTCTCTAGGGCAGGGGTGTGTAGCGGACAGGGCCAAGCTTCGGCAAGATAACAGCCCCTTCTAAATGTGGACCTCGGTGTGGGTAAAATGGTGTCTTGGCcgtcactcactcattcatcccACTGACAGTCAGTGAgccccactctgtgccaggcttgTTCTGGGCAGTGGGGGTAGGGTAGATAAAAAGGGGGGAGACAGGATTCAAATGCAGGCATTTCAGCTCCAGGGTCTTTGGCTCTACACCACCACGCAGCCTGGGACGCTCTTGGCAGGTGAGGCGTGTAACGTGAATAGGCGTGCAGagacacacacgtgtgtgtacaaGATGCCTTGGGCGGGAAAGGCTGAGCACGCACCCTCACCTTCTCCAGTTGTTCGATGCAGGGAGTGTGCACCACGATCTTGCAGGCTGCACACTTTCTCCGGGACACTGATTTCTGCTGCAGAAAACGAAGAGAGGGCCCTGAGGCACCAGGTAACTCCATCC
Above is a genomic segment from Halichoerus grypus chromosome 11, mHalGry1.hap1.1, whole genome shotgun sequence containing:
- the DGKZ gene encoding diacylglycerol kinase zeta isoform X8 gives rise to the protein MSVLGAGHSTGGGCDEATALGPAEALGTEEGERPGALRQMWRYRSWDVPQIPAEAPRTQAWSQNHWETSSEGPMHPRRTVSSPLGFHCPPPGPPGTSASWRAGAPPPWSDLLPAHRNLEGRWEKAITKSGLQHLAPPPPTPGALCSEPERQIRSTVDWSESATYGEHIWFETNVSGDFCYVGEQYCVAKMLQKSVSRRKCAACKIVVHTPCIEQLEKVRINFRCKPSFRESGSRNIREPTFVRHHWVHRRRQDGKCRHCGKGFQQKFTFHSKEIVAISCSWCKQAYHSKVSCFMLQQIEEPCSLGVHAAVVIPPTWILRARRPQNTLKASKKKKRASFKRKSSKKGPEEGRWRPFIIRPTPSPLMKPLLVFVNPKSGGNQGAKIIQSFLWYLNPRQVFDLSQGGPKEALEMYRKVHNLRILACGGDGTVGWILSTLDQLRLKPPPPVAILPLGTGNDLARTLNWGGGYTDEPVSKILSHVEEGNVVQLDRWDLRAEPNPDAGPEERDEGATDRLPLDVFNNYFSLGFDAHVTLEFHESREANPEKFNSRFRNKMFYAGTAFSDFLMGSSKDLAKHIRVVCDGTDLTPKIQDLKPQCIVFLNIPRYCAGTMPWGHPGEHHDFEPQRHDDGYLEVIGFTMTSLAALQVGGHGERLTQCREVVLTTSKAIPVQVDGEPCKLAASRIRIALRNQATMVQKAKRRSTAPLHSDQQPVPEQLRIQVSRVSMHDYEALHYDKEQLKEASVPLGTVVVPGDSDLELCRAHIERLQQEPEGAGAKSPTSQKLSPKWCFLDATTASRFYRIDRAQEHLNYVTEIAQDEIYILDPELLGASARPDLPTPTSPLPTSPCSPTLRSLPGDAAPPKGEELIEAAKRNNFCKLQELHRAGGDLMHRDEQSRTLLHHAVSTGSKDVVRYLLDHAPPEILDAVEENGETCLHQAAALGQRTICHYIVEAGASLMKTDQQAPEVMAAPPPPGRHSPAAGREGPGHGARRLPGEPAALPDDPAGGPGDGRVAGGTGPARAGAPSSPTSLPHSSRTATGGPVPQGRSPVLPPEEPPRPGAGL
- the DGKZ gene encoding diacylglycerol kinase zeta isoform X11 produces the protein MEPRDGSPEARSSDSESASASSSGSERDAGPEPDKAPRRLNKRRFPGLRLFGHRKAITKSGLQHLAPPPPTPGALCSEPERQIRSTVDWSESATYGEHIWFETNVSGDFCYVGEQYCVAKMLQKSVSRRKCAACKIVVHTPCIEQLEKVRINFRCKPSFRESGSRNIREPTFVRHHWVHRRRQDGKCRHCGKGFQQKFTFHSKEIVAISCSWCKQAYHSKVSCFMLQQIEEPCSLGVHAAVVIPPTWILRARRPQNTLKASKKKKRASFKRKSSKKGPEEGRWRPFIIRPTPSPLMKPLLVFVNPKSGGNQGAKIIQSFLWYLNPRQVFDLSQGGPKEALEMYRKVHNLRILACGGDGTVGWILSTLDQLRLKPPPPVAILPLGTGNDLARTLNWGGGYTDEPVSKILSHVEEGNVVQLDRWDLRAEPNPDAGPEERDEGATDRLPLDVFNNYFSLGFDAHVTLEFHESREANPEKFNSRFRNKMFYAGTAFSDFLMGSSKDLAKHIRVVCDGTDLTPKIQDLKPQCIVFLNIPRYCAGTMPWGHPGEHHDFEPQRHDDGYLEVIGFTMTSLAALQVGGHGERLTQCREVVLTTSKAIPVQVDGEPCKLAASRIRIALRNQATMVQKAKRRSTAPLHSDQQPVPEQLRIQVSRVSMHDYEALHYDKEQLKEASVPLGTVVVPGDSDLELCRAHIERLQQEPEGAGAKSPTSQKLSPKWCFLDATTASRFYRIDRAQEHLNYVTEIAQDEIYILDPELLGASARPDLPTPTSPLPTSPCSPTLRSLPGDAAPPKGEELIEAAKRNNFCKLQELHRAGGDLMHRDEQSRTLLHHAVSTGSKDVVRYLLDHAPPEILDAVEENGETCLHQAAALGQRTICHYIVEAGASLMKTDQQAPEVMAAPPPPGRHSPAAGREGPGHGARRLPGEPAALPDDPAGGPGDGRVAGGTGPARAGAPSSPTSLPHSSRTATGGPVPQGRSPVLPPEEPPRPGAGL
- the DGKZ gene encoding diacylglycerol kinase zeta isoform X12, translated to MEPRDGSPEARSSDSESASASSSGSERDAGPEPDKAPRRLNKRRFPGLRLFGHRKAITKSGLQHLAPPPPTPGALCSEPERQIRSTVDWSESATYGEHIWFETNVSGDFCYVGEQYCVAKMLQKSVSRRKCAACKIVVHTPCIEQLEKINFRCKPSFRESGSRNIREPTFVRHHWVHRRRQDGKCRHCGKGFQQKFTFHSKEIVAISCSWCKQAYHSKVSCFMLQQIEEPCSLGVHAAVVIPPTWILRARRPQNTLKASKKKKRASFKRKSSKKGPEEGRWRPFIIRPTPSPLMKPLLVFVNPKSGGNQGAKIIQSFLWYLNPRQVFDLSQGGPKEALEMYRKVHNLRILACGGDGTVGWILSTLDQLRLKPPPPVAILPLGTGNDLARTLNWGGGYTDEPVSKILSHVEEGNVVQLDRWDLRAEPNPDAGPEERDEGATDRLPLDVFNNYFSLGFDAHVTLEFHESREANPEKFNSRFRNKMFYAGTAFSDFLMGSSKDLAKHIRVVCDGTDLTPKIQDLKPQCIVFLNIPRYCAGTMPWGHPGEHHDFEPQRHDDGYLEVIGFTMTSLAALQVGGHGERLTQCREVVLTTSKAIPVQVDGEPCKLAASRIRIALRNQATMVQKAKRRSTAPLHSDQQPVPEQLRIQVSRVSMHDYEALHYDKEQLKEASVPLGTVVVPGDSDLELCRAHIERLQQEPEGAGAKSPTSQKLSPKWCFLDATTASRFYRIDRAQEHLNYVTEIAQDEIYILDPELLGASARPDLPTPTSPLPTSPCSPTLRSLPGDAAPPKGEELIEAAKRNNFCKLQELHRAGGDLMHRDEQSRTLLHHAVSTGSKDVVRYLLDHAPPEILDAVEENGETCLHQAAALGQRTICHYIVEAGASLMKTDQQAPEVMAAPPPPGRHSPAAGREGPGHGARRLPGEPAALPDDPAGGPGDGRVAGGTGPARAGAPSSPTSLPHSSRTATGGPVPQGRSPVLPPEEPPRPGAGL
- the DGKZ gene encoding diacylglycerol kinase zeta isoform X3, giving the protein METFFRRRFQRKAPGPGEGQRRPSSVGLPTGKARRRSPAGQASASLVQRRRSSTQLQGCLLSCGVGARGTSRRRSSTVPPACNPRFVVDEVPAPQAATGGAQPLGTPLLLAGLLGMPEEEDVAVAALSAPQPGAKRPGPSSHRGTLVPMLRCLRRRRASAPLLPADVVYDRALWGLHGYYRRLSQQRPPGQHPGPGARRASGSTAGVLMPARVRPLSRRRQVALRRKSAGPQTWSALLPKAITKSGLQHLAPPPPTPGALCSEPERQIRSTVDWSESATYGEHIWFETNVSGDFCYVGEQYCVAKMLQKSVSRRKCAACKIVVHTPCIEQLEKINFRCKPSFRESGSRNIREPTFVRHHWVHRRRQDGKCRHCGKGFQQKFTFHSKEIVAISCSWCKQAYHSKVSCFMLQQIEEPCSLGVHAAVVIPPTWILRARRPQNTLKASKKKKRASFKRKSSKKGPEEGRWRPFIIRPTPSPLMKPLLVFVNPKSGGNQGAKIIQSFLWYLNPRQVFDLSQGGPKEALEMYRKVHNLRILACGGDGTVGWILSTLDQLRLKPPPPVAILPLGTGNDLARTLNWGGGYTDEPVSKILSHVEEGNVVQLDRWDLRAEPNPDAGPEERDEGATDRLPLDVFNNYFSLGFDAHVTLEFHESREANPEKFNSRFRNKMFYAGTAFSDFLMGSSKDLAKHIRVVCDGTDLTPKIQDLKPQCIVFLNIPRYCAGTMPWGHPGEHHDFEPQRHDDGYLEVIGFTMTSLAALQVGGHGERLTQCREVVLTTSKAIPVQVDGEPCKLAASRIRIALRNQATMVQKAKRRSTAPLHSDQQPVPEQLRIQVSRVSMHDYEALHYDKEQLKEASVPLGTVVVPGDSDLELCRAHIERLQQEPEGAGAKSPTSQKLSPKWCFLDATTASRFYRIDRAQEHLNYVTEIAQDEIYILDPELLGASARPDLPTPTSPLPTSPCSPTLRSLPGDAAPPKGEELIEAAKRNNFCKLQELHRAGGDLMHRDEQSRTLLHHAVSTGSKDVVRYLLDHAPPEILDAVEENGETCLHQAAALGQRTICHYIVEAGASLMKTDQQAPEVMAAPPPPGRHSPAAGREGPGHGARRLPGEPAALPDDPAGGPGDGRVAGGTGPARAGAPSSPTSLPHSSRTATGGPVPQGRSPVLPPEEPPRPGAGL
- the DGKZ gene encoding diacylglycerol kinase zeta isoform X14; translation: MAEGPGGGGPRGDGAGGGRAAEEEVVRRRCRRGEEAEVSQPRPEGPRGMAAVPPVEERFRQMHLRKQVSYRKAITKSGLQHLAPPPPTPGALCSEPERQIRSTVDWSESATYGEHIWFETNVSGDFCYVGEQYCVAKMLKSVSRRKCAACKIVVHTPCIEQLEKINFRCKPSFRESGSRNIREPTFVRHHWVHRRRQDGKCRHCGKGFQQKFTFHSKEIVAISCSWCKQAYHSKVSCFMLQQIEEPCSLGVHAAVVIPPTWILRARRPQNTLKASKKKKRASFKRKSSKKGPEEGRWRPFIIRPTPSPLMKPLLVFVNPKSGGNQGAKIIQSFLWYLNPRQVFDLSQGGPKEALEMYRKVHNLRILACGGDGTVGWILSTLDQLRLKPPPPVAILPLGTGNDLARTLNWGGGYTDEPVSKILSHVEEGNVVQLDRWDLRAEPNPDAGPEERDEGATDRLPLDVFNNYFSLGFDAHVTLEFHESREANPEKFNSRFRNKMFYAGTAFSDFLMGSSKDLAKHIRVVCDGTDLTPKIQDLKPQCIVFLNIPRYCAGTMPWGHPGEHHDFEPQRHDDGYLEVIGFTMTSLAALQVGGHGERLTQCREVVLTTSKAIPVQVDGEPCKLAASRIRIALRNQATMVQKAKRRSTAPLHSDQQPVPEQLRIQVSRVSMHDYEALHYDKEQLKEASVPLGTVVVPGDSDLELCRAHIERLQQEPEGAGAKSPTSQKLSPKWCFLDATTASRFYRIDRAQEHLNYVTEIAQDEIYILDPELLGASARPDLPTPTSPLPTSPCSPTLRSLPGDAAPPKGEELIEAAKRNNFCKLQELHRAGGDLMHRDEQSRTLLHHAVSTGSKDVVRYLLDHAPPEILDAVEENGETCLHQAAALGQRTICHYIVEAGASLMKTDQQGDTPRQRAEKAQDTELAAYLENRQHCQMIQREDQETAV
- the DGKZ gene encoding diacylglycerol kinase zeta isoform X17 codes for the protein MSVLGAGHSTGGGCDEATALGPAEALGTEEGERPGALRQMWRYRSWDVPQIPAEAPRTQKAITKSGLQHLAPPPPTPGALCSEPERQIRSTVDWSESATYGEHIWFETNVSGDFCYVGEQYCVAKMLQKSVSRRKCAACKIVVHTPCIEQLEKINFRCKPSFRESGSRNIREPTFVRHHWVHRRRQDGKCRHCGKGFQQKFTFHSKEIVAISCSWCKQAYHSKVSCFMLQQIEEPCSLGVHAAVVIPPTWILRARRPQNTLKASKKKKRASFKRKSSKKGPEEGRWRPFIIRPTPSPLMKPLLVFVNPKSGGNQGAKIIQSFLWYLNPRQVFDLSQGGPKEALEMYRKVHNLRILACGGDGTVGWILSTLDQLRLKPPPPVAILPLGTGNDLARTLNWGGGYTDEPVSKILSHVEEGNVVQLDRWDLRAEPNPDAGPEERDEGATDRLPLDVFNNYFSLGFDAHVTLEFHESREANPEKFNSRFRNKMFYAGTAFSDFLMGSSKDLAKHIRVVCDGTDLTPKIQDLKPQCIVFLNIPRYCAGTMPWGHPGEHHDFEPQRHDDGYLEVIGFTMTSLAALQVGGHGERLTQCREVVLTTSKAIPVQVDGEPCKLAASRIRIALRNQATMVQKAKRRSTAPLHSDQQPVPEQLRIQVSRVSMHDYEALHYDKEQLKEASVPLGTVVVPGDSDLELCRAHIERLQQEPEGAGAKSPTSQKLSPKWCFLDATTASRFYRIDRAQEHLNYVTEIAQDEIYILDPELLGASARPDLPTPTSPLPTSPCSPTLRSLPGDAAPPKGEELIEAAKRNNFCKLQELHRAGGDLMHRDEQSRTLLHHAVSTGSKDVVRYLLDHAPPEILDAVEENGETCLHQAAALGQRTICHYIVEAGASLMKTDQQGDTPRQRAEKAQDTELAAYLENRQHCQMIQREDQETAV